From the Sphingomonas suaedae genome, one window contains:
- a CDS encoding lmo0937 family membrane protein, giving the protein MLWTIAVILLILWLLGFSLNVAGGLIHLILVVALIVVVVQFLRGRRGV; this is encoded by the coding sequence ATGCTCTGGACGATCGCCGTCATTCTGCTGATCCTGTGGCTGCTGGGCTTTTCGCTCAACGTCGCGGGGGGGCTGATCCACCTCATCCTGGTCGTCGCGCTGATCGTCGTGGTCGTGCAGTTCCTGAGGGGACGGCGCGGGGTATGA